A part of Microbacterium atlanticum genomic DNA contains:
- a CDS encoding GNAT family N-acetyltransferase gives MSRIRPFRAGDEPALAEVCLKTADAGGDATGLLEDDDLWAEIFVLPYVARHPEFAFVVEADDGRVVGYVVGAPDSAAFEQWFATDWWPRHAARWPRPEGDPQPVSVSRQDGIVRYAYARRGGSQPFGDEHPAHLHIDLLPEAQGQGLGRQLIETLERALREAGVPGLHLVASADNVGAVAFYPRVGFDALPSPEGVRVFAKRL, from the coding sequence ATGAGCCGCATCCGTCCCTTCCGCGCCGGCGACGAACCCGCGCTGGCCGAGGTGTGTCTGAAGACGGCGGATGCCGGCGGCGACGCGACCGGTCTCCTCGAGGACGACGATCTGTGGGCCGAGATCTTCGTGCTGCCGTACGTCGCCCGTCATCCGGAGTTCGCGTTCGTGGTCGAGGCGGACGACGGCCGCGTCGTCGGCTACGTCGTGGGGGCGCCGGATTCCGCCGCGTTCGAGCAGTGGTTCGCCACGGACTGGTGGCCCCGGCACGCTGCGCGCTGGCCGCGACCGGAGGGGGATCCGCAACCGGTCAGCGTCTCACGCCAGGACGGGATCGTGCGCTACGCGTACGCCCGCCGCGGCGGGAGCCAGCCGTTCGGCGACGAGCACCCCGCGCACCTGCACATCGACCTGCTCCCCGAAGCCCAGGGTCAGGGGCTCGGCCGACAGCTCATCGAGACCCTCGAGCGGGCGCTGCGCGAGGCAGGCGTCCCGGGGCTGCACCTCGTCGCGTCCGCCGACAACGTCGGCGCGGTCGCGTTCTACCCGCGTGTCGGGTTCGACGCGCTCCCGTCCCCTGAGGGCGTCCGCGTCTTCGCCAAGCGGCTCTGA
- a CDS encoding SDR family oxidoreductase: MEDVSAPTGREPALAAAARADGSPPRALVLGATGYIGGRLVPRLLAAGYDVRVLVRDPVRAAAFPWGDRVEVVRGDATDEASVADAVRDVDVLYYLVHSMSGGKDFRDADRRAAETVARAAAKAHVGRIVYLGGLHPEGVPLSPHLRSRVEVGRMFLDSGVPTLVLQAGVVIGSGSASFEMVRHLTEVLPYMPAPKWVRNRIQPIAVRDVLHYLLGAARVPADVNRAVDIGGPDVLRYGQMMNGYAVEAGLRQRPIAALPVLTPRLASHWVNLVTPIPRSIARPLVESLQNECIMKDHDVDALIPPPADGLMPYRTAVRLALRRVEADAIETSWQDSEVMGAPSDPLPNDPDWAGRVVFTDVRSTHTSASPDALWRVIVGIGGENGWYSSPVLWAIRGWMDRLVGGIGLARGRRSRDRLAVGDALDFWRVEALEPGRMLRLRAEMKVPGLAWLELRASADEGGSRYDQRAVFFPRGLAGRLYWLAVLPFHGFIFAGMARRITATAESLPSA, from the coding sequence GTGGAGGATGTCTCGGCGCCCACCGGCCGTGAGCCGGCGCTCGCGGCCGCCGCGCGCGCCGACGGCTCGCCGCCCCGCGCCCTCGTGCTGGGCGCGACAGGCTACATCGGCGGCCGCCTCGTGCCGCGACTGCTCGCCGCGGGCTACGACGTACGCGTGCTGGTGCGCGACCCGGTGCGGGCTGCCGCCTTCCCGTGGGGCGATCGCGTCGAGGTGGTCCGCGGCGACGCCACGGACGAGGCATCCGTCGCCGACGCCGTGCGAGACGTCGACGTGCTCTACTACCTCGTCCACTCGATGTCGGGCGGAAAGGACTTCCGCGACGCCGACCGCCGCGCCGCGGAGACGGTCGCGCGGGCGGCGGCGAAGGCGCACGTCGGACGGATCGTGTACCTCGGGGGACTGCATCCCGAGGGCGTCCCCCTCTCGCCGCACCTGCGATCGCGTGTCGAGGTCGGCCGGATGTTCCTCGACAGCGGTGTGCCCACGCTGGTGCTGCAGGCGGGCGTCGTCATCGGGTCGGGCTCGGCCTCGTTCGAGATGGTGCGCCACCTCACCGAGGTGCTGCCGTACATGCCCGCGCCGAAGTGGGTGCGCAACCGCATCCAGCCGATCGCCGTGCGGGACGTGCTGCACTATCTTCTCGGGGCGGCGCGCGTGCCCGCGGACGTGAACCGGGCCGTCGACATCGGCGGCCCCGACGTGCTGCGCTACGGCCAGATGATGAACGGCTACGCCGTCGAGGCGGGCCTGCGGCAGCGCCCGATCGCCGCCCTCCCGGTGCTGACCCCGCGCCTCGCGTCGCACTGGGTCAACCTCGTCACCCCGATCCCGCGCTCCATCGCGCGGCCGCTCGTGGAGTCTCTGCAGAACGAGTGCATCATGAAGGACCACGACGTCGATGCGCTCATCCCGCCGCCGGCAGACGGACTCATGCCGTACCGCACCGCGGTGCGGCTGGCGCTGCGCCGCGTGGAGGCCGACGCCATCGAGACGAGCTGGCAGGACTCCGAGGTGATGGGCGCGCCGAGCGACCCGCTGCCCAACGACCCGGACTGGGCGGGCCGCGTCGTCTTCACCGACGTGCGCTCCACGCACACCTCGGCGTCGCCAGACGCGCTGTGGCGCGTGATCGTCGGGATCGGCGGCGAGAACGGCTGGTACTCCTCACCGGTGCTGTGGGCGATCCGCGGCTGGATGGATCGCCTCGTCGGCGGGATCGGGCTGGCCCGGGGTCGTCGCAGCCGGGACCGCCTGGCCGTGGGCGATGCGCTGGACTTCTGGCGTGTCGAGGCGCTGGAGCCGGGACGGATGCTGCGCCTCCGGGCCGAGATGAAGGTCCCGGGCCTGGCCTGGCTCGAGCTGCGCGCGTCGGCCGACGAGGGTGGGTCGCGGTACGACCAGCGCGCGGTGTTCTTCCCGCGCGGGCTCGCGGGACGCCTCTACTGGCTGGCGGTCCTGCCGTTCCACGGCTTCATCTTCGCCGGGATGGCGCGGCGCATCACGGCGACGGCCGAGTCCCTCCCGAGCGCGTGA
- the modA gene encoding molybdate ABC transporter substrate-binding protein produces MRRPILLGVTAGVAALALGLAGCAPAVAGDPRGGGADPGSRLSGSLTVFAAASLSAAFDELATVFEERHPSVDVRPITYDGSSTLATQIIEGAPVDVFAAADEGTMRRVVDEGLADAPVVFATNTLVLVVPARGGAGVESLDDLAEPDVTVVLCAPEVPCGAASATLLAGAGVTASVDSYEQNVAAVLAKVGAGEADAGLVYVTDAATTAAVEAIPVTGADRVVNRYPIAALAESGNMPAAEAFVGLVRGPEGRSVLVALGFGAP; encoded by the coding sequence GTGCGCCGTCCGATCCTCCTCGGCGTGACCGCCGGCGTCGCAGCCCTCGCGCTCGGCCTCGCCGGCTGCGCGCCCGCGGTAGCGGGCGACCCGCGTGGCGGCGGCGCCGATCCCGGGTCGAGGCTGTCCGGAAGCCTCACCGTCTTCGCCGCGGCCTCGCTCAGCGCGGCGTTCGACGAGCTGGCGACGGTCTTCGAGGAGCGGCATCCGTCCGTCGACGTCCGCCCGATCACCTACGACGGCTCCTCCACGCTGGCGACCCAGATCATCGAGGGCGCGCCCGTCGACGTCTTCGCCGCGGCCGATGAGGGCACCATGCGCAGGGTCGTCGACGAGGGTCTCGCCGACGCCCCCGTGGTCTTCGCGACGAACACCCTGGTCCTGGTGGTCCCGGCGCGAGGCGGTGCGGGCGTGGAGAGCCTCGACGATCTCGCCGAACCCGACGTGACCGTGGTGCTCTGCGCACCCGAGGTGCCGTGCGGCGCGGCGTCTGCCACCCTGCTCGCCGGCGCGGGAGTCACGGCGAGCGTCGACAGCTACGAGCAGAACGTCGCCGCCGTGCTCGCGAAGGTGGGGGCCGGTGAGGCGGACGCCGGCCTCGTGTACGTGACGGATGCCGCCACGACGGCGGCCGTCGAGGCGATACCGGTGACCGGAGCCGACCGGGTGGTGAACCGCTACCCGATCGCGGCGCTCGCCGAGTCCGGCAACATGCCGGCGGCGGAGGCCTTCGTCGGCCTCGTGCGCGGCCCGGAGGGACGGTCGGTGCTCGTCGCGCTCGGCTTCGGGGCGCCGTGA
- the cydB gene encoding cytochrome d ubiquinol oxidase subunit II: MDLAYLWFWIVGFLFVGYFVLDGFDFGVGMSLPFLGKDDVSRRQVINTIGPVWDLNETWVIVAGACLFAAFPEWYATLFSGFYLALLLILLALILRGVSFEYRHQRDSLRWKAGFDRMIVIGSAVPAFLWGVAVANIVQGVPLDAAHEFTGSLLTLLNPYGLLGGLTTLLLFFTHGVYFVALKTDGQVAADARRLAGRAGLLTIVVAAVFLAWTVLLAFGEDRDFAVVTTALATVAAVLLIASWLSNARGREGWAFGFGAFTIVGAVLAVWFALFPYAMPSTTDAAGSLTIENASSTDYTLTIMSWAALIFLPLVLAYQGWTYWIFRKRITRSRIEAAAVAH, translated from the coding sequence ATGGATCTCGCCTACCTCTGGTTCTGGATCGTCGGATTCCTCTTCGTCGGCTACTTCGTGCTCGACGGCTTCGACTTCGGCGTGGGCATGTCGCTGCCGTTCCTCGGCAAGGACGATGTCAGCCGCCGTCAGGTCATCAACACCATCGGCCCGGTGTGGGACCTCAACGAGACCTGGGTCATCGTCGCCGGGGCGTGCCTGTTTGCGGCGTTCCCGGAGTGGTACGCGACGCTGTTCAGCGGCTTCTACCTCGCCCTCCTGCTGATCCTGCTCGCGCTGATCCTCCGCGGGGTCTCGTTCGAGTACCGCCACCAGCGCGACTCGCTGCGATGGAAGGCCGGCTTCGACCGGATGATCGTCATCGGCTCGGCGGTGCCGGCGTTCCTCTGGGGTGTGGCCGTGGCGAACATCGTGCAGGGCGTGCCGCTGGACGCTGCCCACGAGTTCACCGGATCGCTGCTGACGCTCCTCAACCCGTACGGGCTCCTCGGCGGCCTGACGACGCTGCTGCTCTTCTTCACGCACGGCGTGTACTTCGTCGCCCTCAAGACCGACGGCCAGGTCGCCGCGGACGCGCGGCGGCTGGCGGGCCGCGCGGGCCTCCTCACGATCGTCGTCGCGGCGGTCTTCCTGGCGTGGACGGTCCTGCTGGCCTTCGGCGAGGACCGCGACTTCGCGGTCGTCACGACCGCCCTGGCGACGGTCGCCGCCGTGCTGCTGATCGCCTCGTGGCTCTCCAACGCGCGCGGGCGCGAGGGGTGGGCGTTCGGCTTCGGCGCGTTCACGATCGTGGGGGCGGTGCTGGCGGTGTGGTTCGCGCTGTTCCCGTACGCGATGCCCTCGACGACGGATGCCGCCGGCTCGCTCACCATCGAGAACGCCTCGAGCACCGACTACACCCTGACGATCATGTCGTGGGCCGCGCTCATCTTCCTGCCGCTCGTGCTGGCATATCAGGGATGGACGTACTGGATCTTCCGCAAGCGCATCACCCGCTCTCGCATCGAGGCGGCGGCGGTGGCACACTGA
- the cydD gene encoding thiol reductant ABC exporter subunit CydD — protein sequence MSETDAPRRAGGKPVDPRLLRYARASRWFFAAVAAIALCQTAVIVAFAWLLTRAVTAAIDGMPPAALAPTLSALAAVVVARALLLWARESVAARAAARVQTQLRTAVVEAVGVLGAEWLATRNSAALAVIAGRGLDALEAYFGRYLPQLVQTVVATPLIIAAMWWADWISGLTVLLTLPLIPVFMVLIGLATRSVQQRQWRTLQRLAVRFADTVQGLATLKVFGRQHRAAASVQRVTDDYRRETMRVLRVSFLSGFALEFLASISVAIVAVSIGFRLIDGALTLALGLFVLLLAPEAYLPLRQVGVQFHAAAEGVAATDDVFDVLDAARTTRAVREPVSSTPAAVPPATDASPVLRLAGVRVRRGERMLPPVDLVAAAGSVTLIEGPSGAGKSSLLAALRGVAAFDGEATWRGTDLRTLASSEWLAWAGQRPGLLAGTIGDNVALGDDTPDAAVVRRALDLACAGALDPASELGVQGAGLSGGQAQRVAVARAFYRHLRGAAPVIALDEPSAALDPDTEERLWRGLRRLADDGATVLLVSHRTSARGIADAVVRLEPSEVPA from the coding sequence ATGAGTGAGACGGATGCCCCGCGTCGCGCCGGCGGCAAGCCCGTCGACCCGCGGCTGCTGAGGTACGCGCGCGCCTCACGGTGGTTCTTCGCCGCCGTCGCCGCGATCGCCCTCTGCCAGACAGCCGTGATCGTCGCGTTCGCCTGGCTTCTCACCCGCGCGGTGACGGCGGCGATCGACGGGATGCCTCCGGCCGCCCTCGCCCCCACCCTCAGCGCGCTCGCGGCCGTCGTCGTGGCGCGCGCGCTGCTGCTGTGGGCACGCGAGTCCGTCGCCGCGCGGGCGGCGGCGCGCGTGCAGACGCAGCTGCGGACGGCCGTGGTCGAGGCGGTCGGGGTGCTCGGAGCGGAATGGCTGGCGACGCGCAACTCGGCGGCCCTCGCGGTGATCGCCGGACGCGGGCTGGACGCGCTCGAGGCCTACTTCGGCCGCTATCTGCCGCAACTCGTGCAGACCGTCGTCGCGACGCCCTTGATCATCGCGGCGATGTGGTGGGCGGACTGGATCTCGGGGCTCACGGTGCTCCTGACCCTCCCCCTCATCCCGGTCTTCATGGTTCTCATCGGCCTCGCGACGCGCAGCGTGCAGCAGCGGCAGTGGCGCACCCTCCAGCGCCTCGCGGTGCGCTTCGCGGACACCGTGCAAGGTCTCGCGACCCTCAAGGTGTTCGGGCGGCAGCACCGCGCCGCGGCATCCGTCCAGCGCGTCACCGACGACTACCGCCGCGAGACCATGCGGGTGCTGCGGGTGTCGTTCCTGTCGGGCTTCGCGCTGGAGTTCCTGGCCTCGATTTCGGTGGCCATCGTCGCGGTCTCGATCGGCTTCCGCCTCATCGACGGCGCCCTCACCCTCGCCCTGGGCCTCTTCGTGCTGCTGCTGGCGCCGGAGGCCTACCTGCCGCTGCGCCAGGTGGGTGTCCAGTTCCACGCCGCCGCCGAGGGCGTCGCCGCCACCGACGACGTCTTCGACGTGCTCGACGCAGCGCGCACCACGCGGGCGGTGCGTGAACCGGTCTCATCCACCCCGGCCGCAGTCCCACCCGCGACCGACGCTTCCCCCGTCCTCCGCCTCGCGGGCGTGCGCGTGCGGCGCGGAGAGCGGATGCTGCCGCCCGTCGATCTCGTCGCCGCTGCGGGATCCGTCACCCTGATCGAGGGCCCGAGCGGCGCCGGCAAGTCGAGCCTGCTCGCCGCCCTCCGCGGCGTCGCCGCGTTCGACGGCGAGGCGACGTGGCGGGGCACGGACCTCCGGACGCTCGCATCGTCGGAGTGGCTGGCGTGGGCAGGGCAGCGTCCCGGCCTTCTGGCCGGGACGATCGGCGACAACGTGGCGCTCGGCGACGACACCCCCGACGCGGCCGTCGTCCGCCGCGCCCTCGACCTCGCCTGCGCCGGCGCGCTGGATCCGGCGTCCGAGCTGGGCGTGCAGGGCGCAGGACTCTCGGGAGGCCAGGCGCAGCGGGTGGCCGTCGCCCGGGCGTTCTACCGCCACCTGCGCGGCGCCGCACCGGTGATCGCGCTCGACGAGCCGAGCGCGGCGCTGGATCCCGACACCGAGGAGCGGCTGTGGCGCGGCCTGCGCCGACTCGCCGACGACGGGGCGACGGTGCTGCTGGTGTCCCACCGCACGTCGGCTCGAGGGATCGCGGACGCCGTGGTGCGGCTCGAGCCGAGCGAGGTGCCCGCATGA
- a CDS encoding ABC transporter permease, whose amino-acid sequence MTVERPAGRVDTQRVGFVPRVLAVPAAVGLALLVLPLGALVLRVEWSTLWSDVTSPQALSALGLSLGTGAVATAACVVLGVPLALLIARSTVRTAAVLRALVTIPLVLPPMVGGVAMLFLFGRTSWLGGLLAEWGIGIPFTTTAVVLAQTFVALPFLVLALEGSLRATGTGFEEAAAGLGAGRWTILARITLPLAAPGLVAGIVLCFARAIGEFGATALFAGNAPGVTQTMPLAIYTAFNGAGVSQGTAVALSLLLLVTAIGVLLLVRAWRAEAPR is encoded by the coding sequence GTGACCGTCGAACGGCCCGCGGGCCGCGTGGACACCCAGCGCGTCGGCTTCGTCCCCCGCGTGCTCGCGGTGCCGGCGGCCGTGGGGCTCGCGCTGCTGGTGCTGCCGCTCGGCGCCCTCGTGCTCCGGGTGGAATGGTCGACGCTGTGGAGCGACGTCACGTCGCCCCAGGCGCTCTCGGCGCTGGGCCTGTCGCTGGGGACCGGAGCCGTCGCGACCGCCGCGTGCGTGGTGCTCGGCGTGCCGCTCGCACTGCTCATCGCCCGCAGCACGGTGCGCACCGCGGCGGTGCTCCGGGCCCTCGTGACCATTCCCCTGGTGCTGCCTCCGATGGTCGGGGGCGTGGCGATGCTGTTCCTCTTCGGGCGGACCAGCTGGCTGGGCGGGCTGCTGGCGGAGTGGGGCATCGGGATCCCGTTCACCACGACCGCCGTCGTGCTCGCGCAGACCTTCGTCGCCCTGCCTTTCCTGGTGCTCGCGCTGGAGGGGTCGCTGCGGGCGACGGGGACAGGTTTCGAGGAGGCTGCCGCTGGGCTCGGGGCCGGACGCTGGACCATCCTCGCGCGCATCACGCTTCCCCTCGCGGCCCCCGGTCTCGTCGCAGGCATCGTGCTGTGCTTCGCCCGCGCGATCGGGGAGTTCGGCGCGACGGCGCTGTTCGCGGGCAATGCCCCGGGGGTCACGCAGACGATGCCGCTGGCGATCTACACGGCGTTCAACGGCGCCGGCGTCTCCCAAGGCACGGCGGTGGCCCTCTCGCTCCTGCTGCTGGTGACCGCGATCGGCGTGCTGCTGCTCGTGCGGGCGTGGCGGGCGGAGGCGCCGCGGTGA
- the cydC gene encoding thiol reductant ABC exporter subunit CydC, giving the protein MTTAGAVLRGAMPPARRFWWTLAAGFASEASAVALLAVSAWLIVRASEQPPVLYLSFAVVGVRFFAISRAVFRYLERLTGHDAALGQLSSTRADLVRRLVPLAPDGLTRTRRGSVLGALVDDVDELQDLPLRVVQPLVSSMLVALGAVVLVALVWWPAALTLLACLASAGAVATLWGWAAGARAERTIAPLRADLADAILDHLSSLDVLAAYGAEQRSRARIARADAALRRAVVRRAGAQAGTGALVSLLAGAASIAAVLVTAPAAASGALDGPSLAVAVLVPLAVFEVFGAVALASAAWRQVRAAAGRIADALPTAPPELAPESVAPTGRAPELRGGLRLRGASVRWPGATRAALEDVELDIRPGERILVLGSSGAGKSTLAHALVRFLETDGGYEIGGESVHDLSPDDVRLTVGLCEQHPMLFDEDIRQNLLFARDTATDAELEAVLERVGLGPWLRERGGLGARVGERGALVSGGQAQRIALARALLRGFPVLVLDEPTAGVDPEASDRLLVDLLTAVGEDQSLVLISHVAVPEGLVDRVIRIDEGRLGEPSHIESMPFDPIDASRTRGTPRLGRNDATGPPVTRSGGTRPSP; this is encoded by the coding sequence ATGACCACCGCCGGCGCGGTGCTGCGGGGCGCGATGCCGCCGGCGCGGCGGTTCTGGTGGACCCTCGCGGCGGGCTTCGCGTCGGAGGCATCCGCCGTCGCGCTGCTCGCCGTCAGCGCGTGGCTCATCGTGCGGGCGAGTGAGCAGCCGCCCGTGCTGTACCTGTCGTTCGCCGTCGTGGGTGTGCGATTCTTCGCCATCTCCCGTGCCGTGTTCCGCTATCTGGAGCGACTCACCGGGCATGACGCGGCGCTGGGTCAGCTGTCGTCGACGCGCGCGGACCTGGTGCGGCGCCTCGTGCCCCTGGCCCCCGACGGGCTCACCCGGACGCGGCGCGGCTCCGTCCTCGGCGCGCTCGTCGACGACGTGGACGAGCTCCAGGATCTGCCGCTGCGGGTGGTGCAGCCACTGGTGTCGTCGATGCTCGTCGCGCTGGGCGCGGTCGTGCTCGTCGCCCTCGTGTGGTGGCCGGCCGCGCTGACCCTGCTGGCCTGCCTCGCGTCGGCCGGCGCCGTCGCCACGCTGTGGGGCTGGGCGGCCGGTGCCCGCGCCGAGCGCACGATCGCCCCGCTGCGGGCAGACCTCGCCGACGCCATACTCGACCACCTGTCGAGCCTGGACGTGCTCGCGGCGTACGGAGCGGAGCAGCGCAGCCGTGCCCGCATCGCGCGCGCCGACGCCGCGCTGCGCCGCGCGGTCGTGCGGCGCGCCGGCGCCCAGGCCGGCACGGGAGCGCTCGTGTCGCTGCTGGCCGGCGCCGCGTCGATCGCCGCCGTGCTCGTGACGGCGCCGGCGGCGGCATCCGGAGCACTCGACGGCCCGTCGCTCGCGGTGGCCGTCCTCGTCCCCCTGGCGGTCTTCGAGGTGTTCGGCGCCGTCGCGCTGGCATCGGCGGCGTGGCGCCAGGTGCGGGCGGCCGCGGGCCGCATCGCGGACGCGCTCCCGACCGCGCCGCCCGAGCTCGCCCCGGAGTCGGTCGCCCCCACCGGTCGCGCACCGGAGCTGCGAGGAGGCCTGCGCCTGCGCGGCGCGAGCGTCCGCTGGCCCGGCGCGACGCGGGCCGCCCTCGAGGACGTGGAGCTGGACATCCGGCCGGGAGAACGGATCCTCGTGCTCGGGTCGAGCGGCGCGGGCAAGAGCACGCTCGCGCACGCCCTGGTGCGGTTCCTCGAGACCGACGGCGGCTACGAGATCGGCGGGGAATCGGTGCACGACCTGTCGCCGGACGACGTTCGGCTCACCGTCGGCCTGTGCGAGCAGCATCCGATGCTCTTCGACGAGGACATCCGCCAGAATCTGCTCTTCGCCCGCGACACCGCGACCGACGCGGAGCTCGAGGCGGTGCTCGAGCGCGTGGGACTCGGACCATGGCTGCGCGAGCGGGGCGGGCTCGGCGCGCGCGTCGGCGAGCGCGGCGCGCTGGTGTCGGGCGGCCAGGCGCAGCGCATCGCGCTGGCCCGCGCCCTGCTGCGCGGTTTCCCGGTGCTGGTGCTCGACGAGCCGACGGCGGGCGTCGACCCCGAGGCCTCCGATCGGCTGCTCGTGGACCTGCTGACGGCGGTGGGCGAGGATCAGTCCCTCGTGCTCATCTCGCACGTCGCCGTCCCCGAGGGGCTCGTGGACCGGGTGATCCGCATCGACGAAGGGCGTCTCGGCGAGCCGTCTCACATCGAGTCGATGCCTTTCGACCCAATCGACGCGTCCCGCACGCGCGGAACACCCCGCCTCGGTCGAAACGACGCGACGGGGCCCCCGGTCACGCGCTCGGGAGGGACTCGGCCGTCGCCGTGA
- a CDS encoding cytochrome ubiquinol oxidase subunit I: protein MDLLDPLLLARWQFGLTTLYHFLFVPLTLGMALTVAIFQTAWFRTGDVKWLHLTRFFGKIFLINFAMGVVTGIVQEFQFGMNWSAYSRFVGDVFGAPLAFEGLMAFFFEATFIGLWIFGWDKLPRALHLASIWIATIGAWFSAYFILAANAFMQNPVGFRMADDGSRAEMIDFFAVLSNPVALAALPHTLFAAFMMTAGVIISISAWHLLRKQNVEMMRSALKYGLWGMIVAFGGVAISGDQLSLVMVATQPMKMAAAEAMFDAACGADASFSVFTLGTPDGSTELFSIRVPYLLALLSTHSLDGCVEGINDLNMQYTTELFPEFADRVDGSFAPILWVTYWSFRWMIGLGGIAALTAVVGLWLTRKKARREVPAWAWKLAIWAWPASLFAILVGWVFTEMGRQPWIVFGLMLTEDGVSPSVPGWTVLISLTAFTLIYAALAIVEVGLIMKTAKKGPEPLPGPDAPDPRTLAVEDTPTTVY from the coding sequence GTGGATCTGCTGGACCCTCTCCTGCTGGCGCGCTGGCAGTTCGGCCTCACGACGCTGTACCACTTCCTCTTCGTGCCCCTGACGCTCGGCATGGCGCTGACCGTCGCGATCTTCCAGACCGCATGGTTCCGCACCGGAGATGTGAAGTGGCTCCACCTCACGCGCTTCTTCGGGAAGATCTTCCTCATCAACTTCGCGATGGGCGTCGTCACGGGCATCGTGCAGGAGTTCCAGTTCGGCATGAACTGGTCGGCGTACTCGCGGTTCGTCGGCGACGTCTTCGGCGCTCCGCTGGCCTTCGAGGGCCTCATGGCGTTCTTCTTCGAGGCGACCTTCATCGGCCTGTGGATCTTCGGCTGGGACAAGCTGCCTCGGGCCCTGCACCTGGCGAGCATCTGGATCGCGACGATCGGCGCCTGGTTCTCGGCCTACTTCATCCTCGCCGCCAACGCCTTCATGCAGAATCCCGTCGGCTTCCGCATGGCCGATGACGGTTCACGCGCCGAGATGATCGACTTCTTCGCGGTCCTCTCCAATCCGGTGGCGCTCGCGGCGCTCCCGCACACGCTGTTCGCGGCCTTCATGATGACCGCGGGCGTGATCATCTCGATCTCGGCCTGGCACCTCCTGCGCAAGCAGAACGTCGAGATGATGCGGTCGGCGCTCAAGTACGGGCTATGGGGCATGATCGTGGCCTTCGGCGGCGTCGCGATCTCGGGCGACCAGCTGAGTTTGGTGATGGTCGCCACGCAGCCGATGAAGATGGCGGCCGCCGAGGCCATGTTCGACGCTGCGTGCGGGGCGGATGCCTCGTTCTCGGTGTTCACACTCGGGACTCCGGACGGGTCGACCGAACTGTTCTCCATCCGCGTGCCGTACCTCCTCGCGCTGCTGTCGACGCACTCCCTGGACGGCTGCGTCGAGGGCATCAACGACTTGAACATGCAGTACACGACGGAGCTCTTCCCCGAGTTCGCCGACCGGGTCGACGGCAGCTTCGCGCCCATCCTCTGGGTCACCTACTGGTCGTTCCGCTGGATGATCGGCCTCGGCGGCATCGCGGCGCTGACCGCGGTCGTCGGGCTGTGGCTGACGCGCAAGAAGGCCAGGCGCGAGGTGCCGGCATGGGCGTGGAAGCTCGCCATCTGGGCGTGGCCCGCGTCGCTGTTCGCGATCCTCGTCGGCTGGGTCTTCACCGAGATGGGCCGGCAGCCCTGGATCGTGTTCGGCCTCATGCTCACCGAGGACGGCGTCTCGCCCTCGGTGCCCGGCTGGACGGTGCTCATCTCGCTCACCGCGTTCACCCTCATCTACGCCGCGCTGGCGATCGTGGAGGTCGGGCTCATCATGAAGACCGCGAAGAAGGGCCCCGAGCCCCTCCCCGGTCCGGATGCACCCGACCCGCGCACCCTGGCGGTCGAAGACACCCCGACGACGGTCTACTAG
- a CDS encoding ABC transporter ATP-binding protein produces the protein MSRSSDAAAGLSARVAVRRGAFVLDAALQVPAGGVVALMGPSGAGKSTLLRVVAGLAPFDEGHVSLGPRTLDDGPGRRTPPAGRGVVLLGQDPRLFPHLSARDNIAFGLRVHGAGKDAASRTAADWLRRVGLDGVGDRRPAQLSGGQQQRVALARALATAPAALLLDEPLTSLDTETAGDVRALLHHELARTRTTAVVATHDAVDAVALAGGLVVLEGGRVTQAGPVREVLADPATRFVAAVGGWNRVVGTTDAATWRAAGLTLPRPGASGASTATAAVFRPGGVRIVAGPPARPGEWAARVVRLEQTPAGVRVRTAEPDVAVDVVAEHATGLGVGDTVTLRVHPDDVRFVDLVAGRVS, from the coding sequence GTGAGCAGGTCCTCGGACGCAGCGGCCGGCCTGTCGGCGCGTGTGGCGGTGCGGCGCGGTGCTTTCGTCCTGGACGCGGCGCTGCAGGTCCCGGCGGGAGGCGTGGTGGCGCTCATGGGCCCCAGCGGCGCCGGCAAGTCCACGCTCCTGCGTGTCGTGGCAGGGCTGGCCCCCTTCGACGAAGGACACGTGTCGCTCGGGCCACGCACGCTGGACGACGGGCCCGGTCGCCGCACGCCGCCGGCCGGGCGGGGCGTGGTGCTGCTCGGCCAGGACCCGCGCCTGTTCCCTCACCTGAGCGCGCGCGACAACATCGCGTTCGGGCTCCGCGTCCACGGCGCGGGCAAGGACGCCGCGTCGCGCACCGCGGCGGACTGGCTGCGGCGCGTCGGGCTGGACGGCGTCGGCGACCGGCGTCCCGCACAGCTCTCCGGAGGTCAGCAGCAGCGGGTGGCGCTGGCCCGCGCCCTCGCCACTGCGCCGGCGGCGCTCCTGCTCGACGAGCCGCTGACCTCGCTCGACACCGAGACCGCCGGCGATGTGCGGGCGCTCCTGCATCACGAGCTCGCCCGCACGCGCACCACCGCCGTGGTCGCGACGCACGACGCGGTGGACGCCGTCGCGCTCGCCGGGGGCTTGGTCGTGCTCGAAGGAGGGCGCGTGACGCAGGCCGGGCCGGTGCGCGAGGTGCTTGCGGATCCGGCGACCCGGTTCGTGGCGGCGGTGGGCGGCTGGAACCGCGTGGTGGGGACGACGGATGCCGCCACCTGGCGCGCCGCCGGCCTCACGCTGCCGCGGCCCGGCGCGTCTGGCGCATCGACGGCGACGGCGGCGGTGTTCCGGCCGGGCGGCGTGCGCATCGTGGCGGGGCCGCCCGCGAGACCGGGGGAGTGGGCGGCGCGCGTCGTCCGGCTCGAGCAGACGCCCGCCGGTGTGCGGGTGCGCACCGCCGAGCCCGATGTCGCGGTGGACGTCGTCGCCGAGCACGCCACGGGGCTCGGCGTCGGCGACACGGTGACGCTGCGCGTGCACCCCGACGACGTCCGCTTCGTCGACCTTGTGGCCGGCCGGGTCTCCTAG